The Flavobacterium commune genome contains a region encoding:
- the trmD gene encoding tRNA (guanosine(37)-N1)-methyltransferase TrmD, with protein MRIDIITVLPELLRSPFEASIMKRAIDKGLVEVHIHNLRDYTINKQKSVDDYPYGGGAGMVMTVQPIDDCITHLKSERSYDEIIYMSPDGETLNQKMANTMSMYENIIILCGHYKGVDQRVRDHFITKEISIGDYVLSGGELGALVLSDALIRLIPGVLSDETSALTDSFQDGLLSGPIYTRPADYKGWKVPEVLTSGNFAKIDKWREDMAYKHTKNRRPDLLEE; from the coding sequence ATGCGAATTGACATTATTACTGTTTTACCTGAATTGCTACGCAGTCCGTTTGAAGCTTCAATTATGAAGCGTGCTATTGACAAAGGCCTCGTAGAAGTTCATATCCATAATTTAAGAGATTACACCATCAACAAGCAAAAAAGCGTGGATGATTATCCTTATGGCGGTGGAGCAGGAATGGTCATGACAGTACAACCTATTGACGATTGTATTACGCATTTAAAAAGCGAAAGAAGTTATGACGAAATTATTTATATGTCGCCTGATGGAGAAACTTTGAACCAAAAAATGGCCAATACCATGTCGATGTATGAAAACATTATTATTCTTTGCGGACATTATAAAGGAGTAGATCAAAGAGTTCGTGATCATTTTATTACCAAAGAAATTTCTATTGGCGATTATGTTTTAAGCGGAGGCGAATTAGGAGCCTTAGTTTTATCTGATGCCTTAATCCGATTAATCCCTGGTGTTTTGAGTGATGAAACCTCAGCTTTGACCGATAGTTTTCAGGATGGTTTATTGTCAGGACCAATATATACCCGCCCAGCCGATTACAAAGGATGGAAAGTCCCCGAAGTATTAACCAGCGGAAATTTTGCTAAAATTGACAAATGGAGAGAGGACATGGCATATAAACACACTAAAAACAGACGCCCGGATTTATTGGAGGAGTAG
- a CDS encoding peptidylprolyl isomerase has protein sequence MENGIYAKFNTSKGSVLVKLTHDLTPGTVGNFVALAEGNLENKVKPQGVKYYDGLTFHRVIPDFMIQGGCPLGSGTGDPGYKFDDEFHPSLKHDKPGVLAMANAGPGTNGSQFYITHVPTSWLDGKHTVFGHVLEGQDVVDAVAQGDVLETLEIIRVGEEAQKWNAVEAFRVFEGNRKKRIEAEKAAAEEAMEKLAAGFEKTESGLRYQFIQRGEGKKAENGKTVSVHYTGQLPDGKVFDSSYPRKKPIEFPLGRGNVIEGWDEGIALLQVGDKARFVIPAHLGYGSRGAGGVIPPNATLIFDVELMDVK, from the coding sequence ATGGAAAACGGAATATACGCTAAATTCAATACCTCAAAAGGTTCGGTTTTAGTAAAATTAACTCACGACCTGACACCCGGAACAGTTGGTAACTTTGTAGCTTTGGCTGAAGGAAACCTGGAAAACAAAGTAAAACCACAAGGTGTAAAATATTATGATGGTTTAACTTTTCATAGAGTAATTCCTGATTTTATGATTCAGGGAGGTTGTCCTCTTGGTTCAGGAACAGGAGATCCTGGGTATAAATTTGACGATGAGTTTCATCCAAGTTTAAAACACGATAAACCGGGAGTTTTAGCTATGGCTAATGCAGGACCTGGCACAAATGGTTCTCAATTTTACATTACCCACGTACCAACTTCCTGGTTAGATGGAAAGCACACTGTTTTTGGTCATGTTTTAGAGGGTCAGGATGTTGTTGACGCAGTTGCTCAAGGAGATGTTTTAGAAACTTTAGAAATTATCAGAGTGGGTGAAGAAGCTCAAAAATGGAATGCTGTTGAGGCTTTCAGAGTTTTTGAAGGAAACCGTAAAAAACGTATCGAAGCTGAAAAAGCGGCTGCTGAAGAAGCTATGGAGAAATTAGCTGCCGGATTTGAAAAAACAGAAAGCGGTTTGCGTTACCAATTTATCCAAAGAGGTGAAGGTAAAAAAGCTGAAAACGGAAAAACAGTTTCAGTTCACTATACAGGACAATTACCTGATGGAAAGGTTTTTGATAGCTCTTACCCACGTAAAAAACCAATCGAATTTCCATTAGGAAGAGGAAATGTAATCGAAGGATGGGATGAAGGTATTGCTTTGTTACAAGTAGGGGATAAAGCTCGTTTTGTGATTCCTGCTCATTTAGGATACGGATCTCGTGGTGCCGGAGGTGTAATCCCACCAAACGCTACTTTGATTTTTGACGTTGAATTAATGGATGTAAAATAG
- the nusB gene encoding transcription antitermination factor NusB, whose translation MQTIYAMHQNGSDNLEKEEKFLFHSIDNIQDLYLTMISSLLEICKKETQFLHLSSQKHLATAAERNPNEKFIKNSIFEILAENNSLSIALETRKINAWHLHEDYIALLLASIKESSFYQKYMSNPARSFEEDRQLIVDLFTEVIVPNEKLYEFLEDDKLTWIDDIPMVNTQIIKQLKAMKPIENDNFKVPKLYKDNEDKDFVKDLFRKTVLNEAELAKEFVDKTPNWDSDRIAEVDTIILKMAICEFLKFPSIPVKVTLNEYLELAKEYSTPKSSIFINGILDNLVKELETSKKMIKAGRGLM comes from the coding sequence ATGCAAACCATTTATGCGATGCATCAAAACGGCTCTGATAATTTGGAAAAGGAAGAAAAGTTTCTTTTTCACAGTATCGACAATATTCAGGATTTATACCTTACAATGATTTCTTCCTTGTTAGAAATATGTAAAAAAGAAACGCAGTTTTTGCATTTATCGAGTCAAAAACACTTAGCTACCGCAGCCGAACGCAATCCCAACGAAAAATTTATCAAGAACAGCATTTTTGAAATTCTTGCCGAAAACAATTCTTTAAGCATTGCTTTAGAAACCAGAAAAATCAATGCCTGGCATTTGCACGAAGATTACATCGCTTTATTATTAGCTTCAATAAAAGAGAGTTCTTTTTACCAAAAATACATGAGTAATCCGGCTCGTTCATTTGAAGAAGACCGACAATTAATCGTGGATTTATTTACCGAAGTAATTGTTCCAAATGAGAAATTATACGAATTCTTAGAAGACGATAAATTAACATGGATTGATGATATTCCGATGGTGAATACACAAATCATCAAACAATTGAAAGCCATGAAACCTATCGAAAACGATAATTTCAAAGTGCCAAAATTGTATAAAGACAATGAAGATAAGGATTTCGTTAAAGATTTGTTTCGTAAAACAGTATTGAATGAAGCCGAATTAGCAAAAGAATTTGTGGATAAAACGCCTAACTGGGATAGCGATAGAATTGCTGAGGTGGACACAATTATTTTAAAAATGGCTATTTGTGAATTTTTGAAATTTCCATCTATTCCGGTGAAAGTAACTTTGAACGAATATCTGGAATTAGCCAAAGAATATTCTACTCCTAAAAGTAGTATTTTTATCAACGGAATTTTAGATAATTTGGTTAAAGAATTAGAAACCAGTAAAAAAATGATAAAAGCCGGTCGCGGTTTAATGTAA
- the rplS gene encoding 50S ribosomal protein L19, whose translation MANLVDFVNSEFVTRKDFPEFGAGDTITVYYEIKEGEKTRTQFFKGVVIQRRGTGSTETFTIRKMSGSVGVERIFPINLPALQKIEINKKGAVRRARIFYFRELTGKKAKIKDKRR comes from the coding sequence ATGGCAAATTTAGTAGATTTCGTTAATAGCGAATTTGTTACAAGAAAAGATTTCCCTGAATTCGGAGCTGGAGATACTATCACAGTTTACTACGAAATTAAAGAGGGTGAAAAAACTAGAACTCAGTTCTTTAAAGGAGTTGTAATCCAAAGAAGAGGTACTGGAAGTACTGAAACTTTTACAATTCGTAAAATGTCTGGATCAGTAGGTGTTGAGCGTATCTTCCCTATCAACTTGCCAGCTTTACAAAAAATTGAAATCAATAAGAAAGGTGCTGTACGTAGAGCTAGAATTTTCTACTTCAGAGAACTTACTGGTAAGAAAGCAAAAATCAAAGACAAAAGAAGATAA
- a CDS encoding PUR family DNA/RNA-binding protein → MRENDMLEKEEIFSKVLRAGRRTYFFDVRATKADDYYITITESKKFTEEDGSFHFKKHKIYLYKEDFAAFTEILEEMTSYVLNHKGEEVISERHQKDFKKEYATERVTAEETVPGVSSFTDIDFDDI, encoded by the coding sequence ATGAGAGAAAATGACATGTTAGAAAAAGAAGAAATCTTTTCTAAAGTTTTACGTGCAGGAAGAAGAACCTATTTCTTCGATGTGAGAGCTACAAAAGCGGATGATTATTATATTACCATTACCGAAAGCAAAAAATTTACAGAAGAGGACGGATCGTTCCATTTCAAAAAACATAAAATATATTTATACAAAGAAGATTTTGCTGCTTTTACCGAGATCCTGGAAGAAATGACTTCTTATGTTTTAAACCACAAAGGCGAAGAAGTAATCTCTGAAAGACACCAAAAAGATTTCAAAAAAGAATATGCTACTGAAAGAGTAACTGCTGAAGAGACTGTTCCCGGAGTATCAAGCTTTACCGATATTGATTTTGATGACATTTAA
- a CDS encoding GreA/GreB family elongation factor, giving the protein MKPTPILTITDYNILRELTKKAKDSNNIREIALLTQELDRAIISDENTLDEDIIRINSHVIIEDVKTKKQMNIQIVMPSQSNINEGKVSILAPLCVAVIGFKENDEVEWQLPSGIKTLKVIAVTNSKNT; this is encoded by the coding sequence ATGAAACCCACTCCTATTTTAACAATTACAGATTACAATATTCTTCGTGAATTAACAAAAAAAGCCAAAGACAGCAACAATATTCGAGAAATTGCATTACTGACACAAGAATTAGATCGCGCGATTATTAGTGACGAAAACACTTTAGACGAAGACATCATCAGAATTAATTCTCATGTTATTATTGAAGATGTAAAGACCAAAAAACAAATGAATATTCAAATTGTTATGCCATCTCAATCTAATATCAACGAAGGAAAAGTATCTATTTTAGCGCCATTATGTGTGGCAGTAATTGGTTTTAAAGAAAATGACGAAGTGGAATGGCAATTACCATCCGGAATTAAAACACTAAAAGTAATTGCAGTAACTAATTCTAAAAACACCTAG
- a CDS encoding ABC transporter ATP-binding protein, with translation MKELLYLNKYFIKYRYRFILGIVFTIVAQIFSLFTPKLISQSFAAIENFAKDKTISNSVIQDQLVNNILLIIATTIIAGFLTFLMRQTLIVMSRHIEFDLKNEVFKQYENLSQNFYKQNRTGDLMNRISEDISKVRMYVGPAVMYTINTIIRFAIVILFMYRVSPLLTLYTLLPLPLLSYAIFKLSTEINIRSTTFQQYLSKVSSFTQEIFSGVRVIKAYSLENQHQDNMHALALESKSKSLDLAKVQSLFGPLMLALIGISNLVVVYFGGIMYINGSIKSIGTIAEFILYINMLTWPVASLGWVSSMVQEAEASQKRLNEFLKIEPEIKNNNPEKSKIEGTITFENVNYTYEDTNIKALQNISFTVHKGETLAILGKTGSGKSTILSLISRLYDVTDGAVKIDEKEISRLNLFDLRNSIGIVPQDAFLFSDSIKNNIKFGKEDAEIDEVITAAKNAVVHDNIMGFNKQYDTILGERGITLSGGQKQRVSIARAIIKNPPILLFDDCLSAVDTETEEAILNNLNAICKDKTTIIVSHRVSSAKNADKIIILEDGKIIQQGTHNQLINQEGYYASLYLKQLSEKELL, from the coding sequence ATGAAAGAATTACTCTATCTCAATAAATATTTCATCAAATACAGATACCGTTTTATTTTAGGAATTGTATTTACAATTGTTGCCCAAATATTTTCACTTTTTACGCCTAAATTAATCAGCCAATCGTTTGCTGCTATTGAAAATTTTGCAAAAGACAAAACCATATCAAATTCGGTTATTCAAGACCAATTAGTAAACAATATTTTACTCATTATTGCTACGACCATTATTGCCGGTTTTTTGACTTTTTTAATGCGTCAAACCCTGATTGTAATGTCACGTCATATTGAATTTGATTTAAAAAACGAGGTCTTTAAACAATACGAAAACCTATCTCAAAATTTCTACAAACAAAATCGTACCGGCGATTTAATGAATCGCATAAGCGAAGACATTTCTAAAGTCAGAATGTATGTTGGACCGGCTGTTATGTACACGATTAATACCATTATTCGTTTTGCTATTGTAATTCTGTTCATGTATCGGGTTTCGCCATTGCTTACTTTATATACACTTTTACCCTTACCGCTTTTATCCTATGCTATTTTTAAATTAAGTACCGAAATCAATATTCGAAGTACTACTTTTCAGCAATATCTATCCAAAGTTTCGAGTTTTACGCAGGAAATATTCTCCGGAGTTCGCGTGATCAAAGCCTATTCATTAGAAAACCAGCATCAGGACAATATGCACGCACTGGCGTTAGAAAGTAAAAGTAAAAGTTTGGATTTAGCCAAAGTTCAATCCTTATTTGGTCCATTAATGTTAGCCTTAATCGGAATCAGCAACTTAGTTGTGGTTTATTTTGGAGGAATTATGTACATCAATGGCAGTATCAAAAGCATTGGTACCATTGCCGAATTTATTTTGTATATCAACATGCTAACCTGGCCTGTGGCTTCATTGGGTTGGGTTTCATCAATGGTTCAGGAAGCCGAAGCTTCTCAAAAAAGACTGAATGAATTCCTGAAAATCGAGCCTGAAATCAAAAACAACAATCCCGAAAAATCCAAAATAGAAGGAACTATCACATTCGAAAATGTGAACTACACTTACGAAGACACAAATATCAAAGCACTTCAAAACATTTCCTTTACAGTACACAAAGGAGAAACACTGGCGATCCTTGGAAAAACAGGTTCCGGAAAATCGACTATTTTATCTCTAATTTCCCGCTTGTACGACGTAACCGATGGAGCAGTAAAAATTGACGAAAAGGAAATCAGTCGCCTGAACTTATTTGATTTGCGAAACAGTATCGGAATTGTACCTCAGGATGCTTTTTTATTCTCGGACAGTATTAAAAACAACATCAAATTCGGAAAAGAAGATGCCGAAATCGATGAAGTAATCACTGCTGCCAAAAATGCTGTGGTTCATGACAACATTATGGGGTTCAACAAGCAATACGACACCATTCTTGGCGAAAGAGGAATTACCCTTTCGGGCGGACAAAAACAGCGTGTTTCTATAGCGAGAGCCATTATTAAAAATCCTCCTATATTGCTTTTTGACGACTGTTTATCGGCAGTGGATACCGAAACCGAAGAAGCAATTTTAAACAATCTAAATGCTATTTGCAAAGACAAAACTACCATAATTGTAAGTCATCGTGTTTCATCTGCCAAAAATGCTGATAAAATAATTATTCTCGAAGATGGAAAAATCATTCAACAAGGCACTCATAACCAGTTAATAAATCAGGAAGGCTATTATGCATCACTCTATTTAAAACAACTTTCTGAAAAAGAATTACTTTAA
- the yajC gene encoding preprotein translocase subunit YajC yields the protein MGQLNQFLPFILMFVVIYFFMIRPQQKKMKQEKEFEASLKVGDKIITKSGLHGKVVELADTTVVIETMAGKLKMERSAISMEMSASLAKK from the coding sequence ATGGGTCAATTAAATCAGTTTTTGCCGTTTATCCTAATGTTTGTGGTTATCTATTTCTTCATGATCAGACCACAACAAAAGAAAATGAAACAAGAAAAAGAATTTGAAGCTAGCTTAAAAGTAGGTGATAAAATCATTACTAAAAGTGGTCTTCACGGAAAAGTAGTTGAACTTGCTGATACTACTGTTGTTATTGAAACTATGGCTGGGAAATTAAAAATGGAGCGTTCTGCTATTTCTATGGAAATGAGTGCTTCACTAGCTAAAAAATAA
- a CDS encoding thioredoxin family protein has protein sequence MARTPSNMLDLGTIAPEFYLKDTKSNTHTYSFADLKGDKGTLVFFICNHCPFVHHVIEEVVRIANDYRVQGIGIIAISSNDVVNYPQDAPELMTEYAFENNFEFPYLYDETQEVAKAYNAACTPDFYLFDNQDKLVYRGQLDDSRPGNGIPLSGSDLRGAIDGVLYNRSINPNQKPSIGCNIKWK, from the coding sequence ATGGCACGAACTCCGTCAAACATGCTCGATTTAGGGACTATAGCTCCTGAATTTTATCTAAAAGATACCAAATCCAATACTCATACTTATTCCTTTGCTGATTTAAAAGGAGACAAAGGAACATTGGTATTTTTTATTTGCAATCATTGTCCATTTGTGCATCATGTAATTGAAGAAGTCGTTCGAATTGCCAACGATTATAGAGTGCAGGGAATTGGTATCATTGCAATTTCGAGTAACGATGTGGTAAATTACCCTCAGGATGCCCCCGAATTGATGACAGAATATGCTTTCGAGAACAATTTTGAATTCCCTTATTTGTATGACGAAACTCAGGAAGTTGCCAAAGCCTATAATGCCGCCTGTACTCCCGATTTTTATTTGTTTGACAACCAAGACAAATTAGTCTATCGCGGGCAACTGGACGATAGCCGTCCCGGAAACGGAATTCCGTTAAGCGGTAGTGATTTACGAGGTGCCATAGATGGTGTTTTATACAACCGAAGTATTAATCCAAACCAAAAACCGAGTATTGGCTGTAATATCAAATGGAAATAA
- a CDS encoding sulfurtransferase: MKIPIVSVSWLQENINNPELIILDAVLDAPPHDLQIAGARTFDIKNKFSDTSIPLPNTLPQPQAFATEARKLGISKHSKIVVYDTKGIYSSPRAWYLFKSMGHENVWVLDGGFPAWEKEGFAIEKVALKSFKEGDFEAHFKADMFKNKFQVLHNITSKEAIVIDARSADRFNAETEEPREGLRSGHIPNAVNVPFSKVLKDGHFLPKEELKQILPHQDQNLYFSCGSGITACINLIAYELISNNQPKAIYDGSWTEWGQDYNLPIEK, encoded by the coding sequence ATGAAAATCCCAATTGTATCCGTAAGTTGGCTCCAAGAAAACATTAACAATCCTGAACTAATCATTCTGGATGCTGTTTTAGATGCTCCGCCTCATGATTTACAAATCGCCGGGGCACGTACTTTTGACATTAAAAATAAATTTAGCGACACTTCAATTCCTTTACCCAATACCCTACCCCAACCCCAGGCTTTTGCCACCGAAGCAAGAAAACTAGGAATCAGCAAACACAGTAAAATTGTGGTTTATGACACCAAAGGAATCTACTCCAGCCCTAGAGCATGGTATTTATTCAAAAGCATGGGACACGAAAATGTCTGGGTTTTAGATGGCGGATTTCCTGCCTGGGAAAAAGAAGGATTTGCAATTGAAAAAGTAGCTTTAAAATCATTTAAAGAAGGTGATTTTGAAGCTCATTTTAAAGCTGATATGTTTAAAAACAAATTTCAGGTTTTACATAATATTACTTCAAAAGAAGCTATTGTAATTGACGCCCGTTCAGCCGACAGATTTAATGCCGAGACCGAAGAACCTCGTGAAGGTTTAAGAAGCGGACATATCCCGAATGCCGTAAATGTTCCTTTTTCAAAAGTTTTAAAAGACGGTCATTTTTTACCTAAAGAAGAACTAAAACAAATTTTACCGCATCAGGATCAAAACTTATATTTTTCCTGTGGTTCAGGTATTACAGCCTGCATTAATCTCATTGCTTACGAATTAATTTCAAATAATCAGCCAAAAGCCATTTATGATGGCTCCTGGACTGAATGGGGACAAGATTATAATTTACCAATAGAAAAATAA
- a CDS encoding tRNA-binding protein: MENNLTWAEFEKVAMYVGTIIAVNDFPEARKPAFQLTIDFGEEIGIRKTSAQITKRYTKEELLNRQIVAVVNFPKKQIGKFMSECLVLGAVGEEGDVILLAPDFKVENGLRIG; this comes from the coding sequence ATGGAGAATAATTTGACTTGGGCTGAATTTGAAAAAGTAGCTATGTATGTTGGGACAATTATAGCTGTAAATGATTTTCCTGAAGCAAGAAAGCCAGCTTTTCAATTGACTATTGATTTTGGTGAAGAAATTGGAATCAGGAAAACCTCGGCACAAATCACCAAAAGGTATACTAAAGAGGAACTTTTAAACCGCCAAATTGTTGCGGTGGTTAATTTTCCTAAAAAGCAAATAGGGAAATTTATGAGCGAATGTCTTGTTTTAGGAGCAGTTGGAGAAGAAGGAGATGTTATCCTTTTAGCTCCTGATTTTAAGGTTGAAAACGGTTTGCGAATAGGTTGA